A single region of the Ignavibacteria bacterium genome encodes:
- the sppA gene encoding signal peptide peptidase SppA, with the protein MKFKMFLFAFLFTSIQIFSQTGFQNYSELTRFNSTSPGAMKFGLYGYDNPASLTYLHDFDIYFSWSPPRNDFTSFNNWGLFTGMPNLGFGMTAEKIGNSKNNDYRISTAFGNRSMSVGLQYGWSNGDKNLFQREDIFSIGALIRPNKMLSFGFVGTSTTDFKSQEAVIDFAIRPFKNEWLTLFADYVFRQKNTFSNAPWSFGAAVEALPGVRITARYFDTKFLNVGFSLSLGNLGFSSQAHYDKNQKYVNSTYGIRLGAYDRNLLSKLIESDDYIKIDLNGAIKYQKFQMFDNSKTLVGILTQLDAIKNDKNIKGLSINTSGIQVSREMLWEIRTKLQELKDCGKEIWIYIDNANIDLYHFASVADKILMDPIGLLQFEGYIMGRTFFKGALEKLGIGYDEWRFFEYKSAMENVSRDKMSEKDREQRKRLVDEFYELARKEITLSRNISEKDFDEIVNNEVIFTSQEALKKGLVDSLARWYVESEPPKDSNTEKKKFVNISSLEKFNLPQDNEWGEKPAIGIIYALGACAMDEGISARSLVKDVESAASNSQIKAIILRVDSPGGDALASDVIAEALKKLKGKKPVIISQGAVAASGGYWLSMYGDTIVAAPNTITGSIGVIGGWFYNKNLKEEIGFSTDYVKRGEHADLGFGMTFPFINLSIPDRNLTGLERSKVEVLLKDMYGEFLLKVGNGRNKPKDEIAKIAEGRVWSGNDGLMNGLVDVLGGLEKAIMIAKDKAGIIGDDYKLIQFPKMPLFNLGSLIPSPFPFEIKENAEMQLLKMRIKNNGYPLLMMPMDELSEDFLRAK; encoded by the coding sequence ATGAAATTCAAAATGTTTCTTTTTGCCTTTCTGTTCACTTCAATTCAAATTTTTTCCCAAACTGGGTTTCAAAATTACAGCGAACTTACTAGATTTAACAGCACATCGCCAGGGGCCATGAAATTTGGTTTGTACGGCTATGACAATCCCGCCTCGCTAACTTACCTTCACGATTTCGATATTTACTTTAGCTGGTCGCCGCCGCGAAACGATTTTACAAGTTTTAATAATTGGGGGCTTTTCACCGGAATGCCAAATCTCGGATTCGGCATGACAGCAGAAAAAATTGGAAATTCAAAGAACAACGATTATAGAATTTCAACGGCATTTGGAAATAGATCGATGAGTGTTGGACTACAGTACGGCTGGTCGAATGGAGATAAAAATCTTTTTCAACGTGAAGACATTTTTTCTATCGGCGCATTAATCCGCCCAAATAAGATGTTATCCTTCGGTTTTGTCGGGACTTCAACAACTGATTTCAAAAGTCAAGAAGCTGTGATCGATTTTGCAATTAGACCTTTCAAGAATGAATGGCTCACATTATTTGCGGATTATGTATTCAGACAAAAAAATACATTCAGCAATGCGCCATGGAGTTTTGGAGCCGCAGTTGAAGCCCTGCCAGGTGTTCGAATTACAGCAAGATATTTTGACACAAAATTTCTTAATGTGGGCTTCTCATTGAGTCTTGGGAATTTAGGATTTTCATCACAAGCCCATTATGATAAAAATCAAAAATATGTTAACAGCACTTACGGAATTAGACTTGGAGCTTACGATAGAAATTTGTTATCAAAACTCATTGAATCAGATGATTACATAAAAATCGATTTGAATGGAGCAATCAAATACCAAAAATTTCAGATGTTTGATAACTCAAAAACTCTTGTTGGCATTTTAACACAGCTTGATGCAATTAAGAATGACAAAAACATAAAAGGGCTTAGCATAAATACGTCAGGAATTCAAGTGTCAAGAGAGATGCTTTGGGAAATTAGAACTAAACTTCAAGAGCTTAAAGATTGCGGAAAAGAAATTTGGATTTATATCGACAATGCGAACATCGATCTGTACCATTTTGCATCCGTCGCAGACAAAATTTTGATGGACCCGATTGGACTTCTACAGTTTGAAGGTTATATAATGGGAAGAACCTTCTTCAAAGGAGCTCTCGAGAAACTTGGTATTGGTTACGATGAGTGGAGATTTTTTGAATACAAGTCGGCCATGGAGAATGTATCGAGGGATAAGATGTCTGAGAAAGATCGTGAGCAAAGAAAAAGACTTGTTGATGAATTTTACGAATTAGCGAGAAAAGAAATAACATTAAGCAGAAACATTTCTGAAAAAGATTTTGATGAGATTGTAAACAATGAAGTTATCTTTACTTCACAAGAAGCATTAAAAAAAGGATTAGTTGATTCTCTTGCCCGCTGGTATGTTGAATCCGAACCACCAAAAGATTCAAATACAGAAAAGAAAAAATTTGTAAACATCAGCAGTCTCGAAAAATTCAATCTTCCTCAAGATAATGAATGGGGAGAGAAGCCAGCGATTGGAATAATTTATGCTCTCGGTGCTTGTGCTATGGACGAAGGGATATCAGCAAGAAGCCTAGTTAAAGATGTAGAATCTGCGGCTAGTAATTCACAAATCAAAGCAATCATATTAAGAGTCGATTCACCTGGAGGTGATGCATTAGCGAGCGACGTTATTGCAGAAGCATTGAAAAAATTAAAAGGGAAAAAACCTGTAATAATTTCACAAGGTGCAGTTGCTGCTTCTGGCGGATATTGGCTCTCTATGTATGGAGATACGATTGTTGCCGCCCCAAATACTATTACGGGTTCAATTGGAGTTATTGGCGGCTGGTTTTATAACAAAAATCTTAAAGAAGAAATTGGATTCTCTACGGACTATGTAAAGCGTGGCGAACATGCTGATCTCGGATTTGGAATGACGTTTCCATTCATAAATTTATCTATCCCAGATCGGAATCTAACTGGTTTGGAGAGATCTAAAGTTGAGGTATTATTAAAAGATATGTATGGAGAATTTCTATTAAAGGTTGGGAATGGAAGAAACAAACCAAAAGATGAAATCGCAAAAATTGCGGAGGGCCGAGTCTGGTCAGGAAACGACGGTTTAATGAATGGTTTAGTCGATGTACTCGGCGGACTCGAAAAAGCAATTATGATTGCCAAAGATAAAGCCGGGATAATCGGCGATGACTACAAACTCATTCAATTCCCAAAAATGCCACTGTTTAATTTGGGCTCTCTGATTCCATCACCATTCCCATTTGAAATTAAGGAAAACGCTGAGATGCAACTATTGAAGATGAGAATTAAAAATAATGGCTACCCATTATTGATGATGCCAATGGATGAGTTATCAGAAGATTTTTTACGGGCTAAATAG